The region GGGTTAGGCCTATTTAATGCCTAGCTACATGGTTTGAGTTACTCGTTCTTACCTACAATTCTTCTGAATTCTCACCTACAATTCTCAGTTACCTTTTATTTGGGACCATTTTGTGCCAAGATATATAAGTGGCATATGAACTTTTCAACAAATAATCCAAGAAATTAAAGTACAAGCTTGGTCAAAATTGAAACACATTCATCTAGTGCATGACTTTTCTTCCGGGTCTGATCCAATCCAACGATGCGGTCCATGAATTGAATGTAGAAATTGAGAAGAATGAGGAGCCTATATATATACCCCATACTTCTCTCAAAGGGAATATCAAGATATCACAAGTACTTCATTTTTGAGCTAGCCGGCCTCGATCTTAACAAATTCACAGTTTCTATCTAATATATCTTCTGCCCTCCCACTCACTCATCTTCATCCCAATCCTTAATGGAAGCAACAAGCGTCCCCCTCCAGCCTCCAACTTATGGAAACTTCATCACCGTTCTCAGCATCGATGGTGGTGGAATAAGAGGGCTTATTCCAGGAACTATCCTTAGTTTCCTAGAATCTGAGCTTCAGGTATATATATCAcgtttaatttcattaattactTTGCTGCTGTacattttgtaaaaagaaattCAACATCTTTCATTCTTTCAAGCTAGTTACTCTAGATTGTTTGTTTATGCATGGTACAGAAGCTGGATGGGGAAGATGCAAGAATCGCAGATTATTTTGATGTTATTGCAGGAACAAGCACTGGAGGTCTTGTAACTGCCATGCTAACTGCCCCAGATGAGAATAACCGACCCCTCTTTGCTGCTAAGGATATCAAGGACTTCTATTTAGACCACTGCCCTAAAATCTTCCCGCAAGACAGGTAAATTCAAAGTTCCAGTACTAGATCAGAATATCATcaagcagaatttttattttttttcagctATTAACATGAAaacatttttgtcaaatttgCAGTTCTACATTGTTTCCTTTTGTTACAAAGATTTCCAAAGCTCTTTCCGGACCAAAGTATGATGGGGTGTATCTACATGACATTATTAGGGAAAAACTAGGAAGTCTAAAATTGCACCAGACGTTGACTAATGTTGTGATCCCAACATTTGACATCACGCGACTCCAGCCAACCATCTTTTCTAGCTATGAGGTTGAATATTTcgtctctttaattttcttttcccacGTTAAGTACTGGGGTTAATTTATTGATCAACTTTGGGCTTTGAAGGGATTAATTGCAAATGATACTAAGAATCACTCTGATATTCTTTTGATGCACCAGGTAAAGAAAAACCCAAGCATAGATGCCTTACTCTCAGACATATGCATCGCCACCTCAGCTGCTCCAACTTATCTTCCAACTTATCACTTTGAAACCAAAGACGCCGAAGGAGAAGTAATTAGAGAATTTAACCTTACAGATGGTGGGGTTGCTGCTAATAATCCGGTATGTATCTTTCAAACTTCACATCATACCTAGCTAATTAGtaataatacaaaattatatatataatatatattactaaaactGTGTGCGCCTTTCCAGGCTTTAGTTGCGATGGGTGAAGTGTCAAAGGAGATGATTAAAGGAAATCCCGACTTCTTTCCTATAAAACCAATGGACTATGGGCGGTTTCTGGTAATATCATTAGGAACTGGCTCACACAAAGCTGAAGAAAAATACAAGGCGACCGACGCAGCTAAGTGGGGCATAATGGATTGGTTAACTAAGGGTGGTTCCACCCCAATAATAGATGTATATTCTGAAGCAAGTGCAGATATGGTCGATCTCCACCTCTCTGTTGTTTTCAAAGCCTTTCATGGTGAGAAAAACTATCTGCGAATTCAGGTATTATTCACACCCGTATATCCATGACGTCGAGTAAGAATACAAAGATCAAAATTCTAAACTTTAATTAATATAGACTTGTTTGAACCAAAATAATGCAGGATGATACATTAAACGGAGAAATATCTTCTGTGGATATAGCCACGACAAAGAATTTGGATGATCTTGTGAAAGCTGGCGAAGCACTACTGAAGAAACCAGTCTCCAGGGTGAATTTGGAGACAGGCATCTTTGAGGTTGCTAACCATGAAACCAATGAAAATGCTCTCAAAAggtatcaaaatattaattaattctaaaattatttttacaaagTTTCATTTTGATTATTatcaaattaataaaatggaAATAATTTCGTTCTTGCAGGTTTGCAAAACTACTTTCCCAAGAGAGGCATCTTCGCCATGCTAAGTCCCCCGTTGGACATGCTCTCCATcacaataaaaaatgaagataaCGTTACGAACGTTTGTTGATTTTGTATGTTAGTAAGTTTTGTAAGGTCGAGGTGATCAGACGTAGAAAAGTCCTCCTCCTTATTCATAAATTTTTCGTTTTAGGATTTTCTTTGAATAAATTCCGGGTAACAATAACAtgcttttattattgtttttctggTTCTGTAATTAAGAAATGTAAGCCAAGTATATAGGCTTCCAAGTTCCATATATACAAGcaatatatttccttttttaattatgtcgtttaatttctttctttcaaattggAAAATTGCATGAAATATTGAAAATTGGGTAGAGACGCCAAAACGTGAA is a window of Alnus glutinosa chromosome 4, dhAlnGlut1.1, whole genome shotgun sequence DNA encoding:
- the LOC133865262 gene encoding patatin-like protein 2, which codes for MEATSVPLQPPTYGNFITVLSIDGGGIRGLIPGTILSFLESELQKLDGEDARIADYFDVIAGTSTGGLVTAMLTAPDENNRPLFAAKDIKDFYLDHCPKIFPQDSSTLFPFVTKISKALSGPKYDGVYLHDIIREKLGSLKLHQTLTNVVIPTFDITRLQPTIFSSYEVKKNPSIDALLSDICIATSAAPTYLPTYHFETKDAEGEVIREFNLTDGGVAANNPALVAMGEVSKEMIKGNPDFFPIKPMDYGRFLVISLGTGSHKAEEKYKATDAAKWGIMDWLTKGGSTPIIDVYSEASADMVDLHLSVVFKAFHGEKNYLRIQDDTLNGEISSVDIATTKNLDDLVKAGEALLKKPVSRVNLETGIFEVANHETNENALKRFAKLLSQERHLRHAKSPVGHALHHNKK